In the Telopea speciosissima isolate NSW1024214 ecotype Mountain lineage chromosome 6, Tspe_v1, whole genome shotgun sequence genome, TAAAACAGTTCTCATGTTGATCCCCTTCCCTAATTTGGATCATTTGAAACCCTATTTAGGAAATTATCGATTATGGGTGTTCAAGCATTGGCCCATTGATCGACATTAAAATTAAGATGTGTGAGAAGGAGATTGTCCACCAGTGACCCGAGTTGAAACGCATTACACATTGTGGATCCCTTGGGACGCAGACGCATGGTCTTTAGGACGAGATTTGAGCTAGCCCATCATCTAGCCCGTGGATGTTTAGAATATTTTATCCTCATTTGACGTGTGTTTAGCTAAATTGTTTTTATATAATGTTGCATGCTCCACGCCCCATGCCCGTACAacctttttctctatttttatattCACCGCCACTAGTTCTAAAGTGTAATATATTATGaagtgaagaagagagatcatatgtctcaccaaaaaaaaagaacagagatTATGTGCGATGAACATTAATCCTGGCCTATTTGTTCCTTCCCGCCCATCTCTAATGTCGCCTTGGACCATCGCTGTTCTCTTGGTAGTCATTGGCGGGGGCTGCCGATTCTAGGGAATCTTCTCATGCTGGGTGATCTTCCTCATCATACCTTCCGTCAATTGGCCAAGAAGTATGGACCCATCATGTATATCCGGCCCGACCTTGAGCGGACCATGGTAGTTTCATCTCCTCAGGTAGCCAAGTTGTTCCTCAACACTCATGATCTTGTCTTTGCCAGTCGACCTTACAACATGGTCATGCATATCATTGCATACGGGAACAAGGGCATTGCCTTTTCTCCATACGGTCCATATTGGCGTAACATCCACAAATTGTGCACCATACAGCTACTTAGGGCTGCCAAAAGTTGATTCACTCAAGCATATGAGGAAAGAGGAAGTTGGTCTCTTTGTTCTGTCGCTCAAAGATCACTCTGGTGCAGTGGTTGATGTGAGTGCCAAGGTGGGTTCCCTGATAGAAGATTTGACTTACCGGTTGTTGATAGGCAGCAAGGTCAATAGATTCAACCTCAAACCAGTTGTACAAGAAGCATTTATCCTTATTGGAGCTTTCAACCTGGCCGATTACATTCCCTACCTCGGCTCATTCGACCTCCAGGTAAGTCTCCCTAATCTCTATGAAtcacttactttttttttttggtttcgattAAAAGATTATAATTTTAAAGCCCATCATCAGCAAGATGATGCATAGCTACTATTAGGGGCGCCAACTGGGGacatttatgaacccaaaggggaaatgaattattctatttccttggctgccagtcttgtagcaggaacatcaccaaatatttttttaccTATCGGTTGGTCTTGGTTGGAACATCAAATTGATAGATGATTTGGTCATTCAAATTATTTGATAAATGGAAAATGCCTTGGGCAAATCATATATCAAATTGGTGGTTAATCTCACTTGTATGGCCACAACAATACAATGATTTTTTCCAATAGTCCTCGTCACCCATAACATATTTATCTAAGTAGTTTCCTAGCCCTAGAGCCTATTCAATAGGTGTTAACTTgggatcgtgatcctctactgtcgagctgcccggcaggaccgtgcagCCTAGATACAGTGAGGCATGcaatgaccacctcacccccACTCGgccaaggcgtttgggcagagGCAAGGCGGTCACTGCACACCTCATTGTGTTTGGGCTGCacagtcctgccgggcagcttggtagtagaggatctggattggtCAACTTGAGGCcttgtttcctcttctttcattgttttttttatttattttatttccttcttgaATAAAAGTTCTTTACCTATAAACAAATTACATTAATTATCATTGTTCCAGGGATTGGTTCATCACATGAAGGCAATAAGCAAAGTTTTTTATGAGTTCTTCAAGAAAATCATTGATGAACACATACACGATGCTAAAAATCGCCAAAATAACCACAAGGGTGACTACATCGATGTAATGTTACAATTAATGAAGGAATCTCAAAACGCAACAGATGAACAAGGCTATATGATCGAACGAACCAATATTAAAGCAATTATTTTAGACATACTTGTGGCTACAATGGACACATCAACTGTCACAGTTGAATGGGCCCTTTCTGAACTGTTAAGGAATCCAAAGGTGTTGGAAAAGCTACAAGTAGAATTGAGGGATAAAGTAGGCAGGGATCGGGTAGTTGAAGAAGAGGATTTAGTGAAGCTGAATTACTTGGACATGGTAGTGAAGGAAGTCATGAGGCTTCACCCTGTTGCTCCATTGCTGGTGCCTCGTGAGTCCATTGAAGATATAACAATCAACGGATACCATATACCCAAGAAATCTCATGTCATTATAAATGCATGGGCAATTCAACGAGACCCGATTGTATGGTCAGATAATGCTGAGGAATTCTTGCCTGAAAGATTCATTGACAATAATATTGACATTCGGGGACATGATTTCCAATTTATCCCATTTGGATCAGGTCGTAGAGGGTGTTCGGCCATTCCTTTGGGCCTTGTTGTAGTTAAATTGGTACTTGCACAAATGGTACATTGCTTTGATTGGGAGCTACCCAGTGGCATGTCACCTAATGACTTGGACATGACTGAGAAGTTTGGCTTAACAGTTGCAAGGACCAGTCATTTACTTGCTATTCCTGATAGAAATATTATTCGGAAcactcatggagatcaatgagcatacaataaATCCAGGGGTGTGCTTGGAGTACCTGGATCCGTGGTTGTGGCAGCCGAATTCTTGACGATCCCTGTCGCACACGAACTGTTGGTCTGGTCTACCCTCTTCCACacaactttaggttttcttaggttagtcacttaatgggccaatgacaactatttatagtggtgagggcagggaccaaccctgcataaaaactagggtttccttcccattaaggaaacaatactttaagtccacacatagtaactggactcataccattaaggtagcTCTCAGGAACACAACTAAACtggttttaataaaataaaagtgggactatgccagcccaccttatgaaattcttacaatctcccacttgggctgcaaatgtcacaagttttgattttgaaaacttTTAAAACGACTCTCCGATTTAGACAAACTGATTGTGGCCACAAAAGATAGTGTTGAATGGAGTATGCCTTAAAACTGATGCCTTGGtccgaatgaaactacaaaTACCCAACAGTGCAAATCATCACATCTAAAGAGACATGGGACCTAACAACGTCAAAGTGCTTATGGCCTCACTGACTTGGGCTGTGCagtatgagagtgtggtatgAAAAGTGCATGATACAATGATCAACATGCCAATTTCCAAATTGGTCCAGGCTCGGAAGCCGAATGAGCCACATGAGACAAATACTGGAGGTCTCATTTACCATAAGCGTCGCCCAAACGCAAACACTTCACATAAGGAAGCTCGTTGGGACTGGGTCCGAATATCCCAACATACTAGTACATGTCCTCGAGATTGAATGAGGCTCTTTTAGTGAACAAAATGTGCGTGTATTTACTGAAGGCCTCATATACCATAGGAGACAAATACACCACATAGCCTCAAATATCTGAAAGAGGCAAAAAATAAGTGTACACAATAGAATCTGCATGCATTTACTTAATAACTGGATGTGCGTGTATTGACTGGAACCTCGTATACCAAATATGataaatacaccacatatgaCCTCAATTAATTCTCTATGAGGTAATTAATCAAGTGTATACACATAAACAAATGGCCATAACAAAGATGCATGTATATTCTCAAGAATAAAATGTCACAAAAGACAAGGATGTGAAACCAGTTGCAACAGTATACATAAGCAAGACTCCCGCTAAtaaaaagcattaaaaaaacTAACAAGTTCCATATTACTGACATATTCTTAAGAAATTCTGGAGTCAAGTCCTTAGTGAGAAGGTCAACAATCATACGGTCTGCAGTAATGTACCCTACTGAGTTTTGTGACTCACATACTTTCTCCCTAGCAAggaagcataaatatcaaatttccTGAGTTAAAAAAAACTTCCTCAACCATAAAGTCTGAACAGTGGCATCACAATAAGCCACAAATCCTTTGTTTGTATGTTGAAAAGCAGTCAGTGTCTGTTAAACATTTTCCTAACATATAGCACCATCTGTCATCACAAAACAGATATCCACAAATGATCTTTTAAGTCATCTTGGCAGTTACCTAATGTGCTACTCCAAGATTATAA is a window encoding:
- the LOC122665725 gene encoding cytochrome P450 CYP736A12-like, giving the protein MRKEEVGLFVLSLKDHSGAVVDVSAKVGSLIEDLTYRLLIGSKVNRFNLKPVVQEAFILIGAFNLADYIPYLGSFDLQGLVHHMKAISKVFYEFFKKIIDEHIHDAKNRQNNHKGDYIDVMLQLMKESQNATDEQGYMIERTNIKAIILDILVATMDTSTVTVEWALSELLRNPKVLEKLQVELRDKVGRDRVVEEEDLVKLNYLDMVVKEVMRLHPVAPLLVPRESIEDITINGYHIPKKSHVIINAWAIQRDPIVWSDNAEEFLPERFIDNNIDIRGHDFQFIPFGSGRRGCSAIPLGLVVVKLVLAQMVHCFDWELPSGMSPNDLDMTEKFGLTVARTSHLLAIPDRNIIRNTHGDQ